The Paenibacillus sp. YPG26 genome includes a window with the following:
- the pflB gene encoding formate C-acetyltransferase has protein sequence MSVIEREVQPVKLVQSGWRSFKKGKWQKEVNVRNFIDDNINPYHGREDFLQGATQNTKELWDIVSDLTKKERDNGGVLDVDVNTPSTIISHQPGYLDKEKEQIVGVQTDAPFKRSIQPFGGIRMMIDACEAYGFKMPEEVINIFNGIRKTHNQGVFDAYTSEMRAARKAGIITGLPDAYGRGRIIGDYRRVALYGVDFLVIQKKYELNQLELDVIDEDVIRLREELSEQIRALGELKALAEMHGFDISKPANNAKEAFQWVYFGYLAAIKEQNGAAMSLGRVSSFLDIYIERDLAEGTLTEEQAQELVDHFVMKLRIVKFLRTPDYNDLFSGDPTWVTESIGGMADNGQTRVTKNSFRFLHTLYNLGPAPEPNLTVLWSDKLPEGFKKFCAKVSIETSSIQYENDDLMRPIYGDDYGIACCVSAMEIGKQMQFFGARANLAKALLYAINGGKDEKSGAQVGPEYPAITAEVLDYAEVMKRFKPMMEWLAKLYMNTLNVIHYMHDKYSYERIEMALHDRDILRTMACGIAGLSVAADSLSAIKYAKVKPVRNENGIAVDFEIEGDFPCYGNNDDRVDQIAVELVELFMGMIRKHKAYRNAMPTQSVLTITSNVVYGKKTGTTPDGRKAGEPFAPGANPMHGRDKKGALASLSSVAKLPYEHSLDGISNTFSIVPKALGKEAEVRKSNLVSMMDGYFGSGAHHLNVNVFDREQLMDAMNHPENYPQLTIRVSGYAVNFIKLTREQQLDVINRTFHGTM, from the coding sequence ATGTCGGTTATCGAGAGAGAAGTGCAGCCGGTAAAACTGGTACAATCCGGATGGAGAAGCTTCAAGAAAGGGAAATGGCAAAAAGAAGTCAATGTTCGCAATTTCATTGATGATAACATTAACCCATACCATGGCCGGGAAGATTTCTTGCAAGGTGCCACACAGAATACGAAGGAATTGTGGGACATCGTCTCCGATTTGACCAAGAAGGAACGGGATAACGGCGGCGTTCTTGATGTAGACGTGAATACCCCATCTACTATCATTTCCCATCAACCAGGTTATTTGGATAAAGAAAAAGAACAAATTGTCGGCGTTCAGACAGACGCTCCGTTCAAACGTTCCATTCAGCCGTTCGGCGGGATCCGGATGATGATTGATGCGTGTGAGGCTTATGGTTTCAAAATGCCTGAAGAAGTTATTAATATATTCAATGGAATTCGGAAGACTCATAACCAAGGCGTATTCGATGCCTATACCTCCGAGATGAGAGCAGCGCGCAAAGCGGGGATCATTACAGGTCTACCAGATGCATACGGCCGTGGCCGTATTATTGGGGACTACCGCAGAGTCGCCCTGTATGGCGTGGATTTCCTTGTTATTCAGAAGAAATATGAACTAAATCAATTGGAGCTTGATGTGATTGACGAGGATGTTATCCGTCTACGCGAAGAGCTGTCTGAACAGATTCGTGCTCTAGGGGAGCTTAAAGCTCTGGCTGAAATGCATGGATTTGATATCTCCAAGCCTGCTAATAACGCGAAAGAGGCATTCCAATGGGTCTATTTCGGTTATCTGGCAGCAATTAAAGAACAGAATGGTGCCGCTATGTCCCTGGGCCGCGTGTCTTCCTTCCTTGATATCTACATTGAACGGGATCTAGCTGAAGGCACATTAACAGAAGAACAAGCTCAGGAATTGGTGGACCATTTCGTTATGAAGCTGCGTATTGTGAAATTCCTGCGTACGCCGGACTACAATGATCTATTCAGTGGCGACCCTACCTGGGTGACAGAGTCTATCGGGGGTATGGCGGATAATGGGCAGACAAGAGTAACTAAGAACAGCTTCCGGTTCCTGCATACGCTCTATAACCTGGGACCTGCTCCAGAGCCTAACCTGACTGTGCTGTGGTCTGATAAGCTGCCTGAAGGCTTCAAGAAATTCTGTGCCAAAGTATCCATTGAGACCAGCTCCATTCAATATGAAAATGACGACTTGATGCGTCCGATCTATGGTGACGATTATGGAATTGCCTGCTGTGTATCCGCTATGGAGATCGGTAAGCAAATGCAATTCTTCGGTGCCCGTGCGAACCTTGCCAAAGCATTGCTGTACGCAATTAATGGTGGTAAAGATGAGAAGTCCGGCGCTCAAGTGGGTCCAGAATATCCTGCAATTACAGCAGAAGTTCTTGATTATGCAGAAGTAATGAAACGGTTCAAGCCAATGATGGAATGGTTGGCTAAGCTCTACATGAATACGCTCAATGTTATTCACTATATGCACGATAAATACAGCTATGAGCGGATCGAAATGGCACTGCATGACCGGGATATTCTCCGGACTATGGCTTGCGGTATCGCAGGACTATCCGTCGCAGCAGACTCCCTTAGTGCCATTAAATACGCTAAAGTAAAGCCAGTTCGTAATGAGAATGGGATTGCGGTTGATTTTGAGATCGAGGGAGACTTCCCTTGCTACGGTAACAATGATGATCGCGTCGATCAAATTGCTGTTGAGCTGGTTGAGCTGTTCATGGGCATGATCCGCAAGCATAAGGCTTACCGGAACGCAATGCCGACACAGTCCGTGCTTACCATCACATCCAACGTGGTATACGGCAAGAAGACGGGAACTACACCGGATGGACGTAAAGCCGGGGAACCGTTCGCACCAGGGGCCAACCCGATGCATGGACGTGACAAGAAAGGCGCACTTGCTTCCTTAAGTTCTGTGGCCAAGCTACCATATGAGCACAGTCTGGACGGTATATCCAATACATTCTCCATTGTTCCTAAGGCTTTAGGCAAAGAAGCCGAGGTTCGCAAATCCAACCTCGTATCCATGATGGACGGTTATTTCGGCAGCGGGGCGCATCATCTTAATGTCAATGTCTTCGACCGTGAACAACTTATGGATGCGATGAATCACCCAGAGAACTACCCACAACTGACTATCCGGGTATCTGGATATGCGGTCAACTTCATTAAGCTGACTCGTGAACAACAGCTCGATGTGATTAACCGTACCTTCCACGGTACAATGTAA
- the pflA gene encoding pyruvate formate-lyase-activating protein, translating into MLTGHIHSLETFGTVDGPGIRFVLFMQGCLLKCKYCHNPDTWNLAGGQDMQLEEVLAEIEPYINYYRSSGGGLTVSGGEATLQAHFVTELFREVKQRWGLHTTLDTNGYNEGDKIKDLLDVTDLVLLDLKHIDNDKHIELTGKPNDRMLHMAEWLSEHNKSMWIRHVLVPGINDDQEDLLRLGRFIGTLSGVEKFEILPYHQMGVYKWEAMNWKYPLENVPSPTDDEVQRAYQLVAEGITQSPMHVGS; encoded by the coding sequence ATGCTTACAGGTCATATTCACTCACTAGAAACGTTCGGAACGGTAGATGGCCCGGGGATACGGTTCGTCCTCTTCATGCAAGGCTGTCTGCTGAAATGCAAATACTGCCATAACCCGGATACCTGGAACTTGGCTGGCGGCCAAGACATGCAGCTTGAAGAGGTGCTTGCCGAAATTGAGCCATATATCAATTACTATCGTTCTTCAGGTGGCGGATTAACCGTATCTGGGGGAGAAGCGACGCTGCAGGCTCATTTCGTAACCGAGCTGTTCCGCGAAGTGAAGCAGCGGTGGGGGCTTCATACAACTCTGGATACCAACGGTTACAATGAAGGGGATAAGATCAAGGATCTGCTTGATGTAACAGATCTTGTGCTGCTCGACTTGAAGCACATAGATAACGATAAGCATATCGAACTAACAGGGAAGCCCAATGATCGGATGCTTCATATGGCGGAGTGGCTGTCTGAGCATAATAAGAGCATGTGGATCAGACACGTTCTGGTTCCAGGCATTAACGATGATCAGGAAGACTTACTGCGACTCGGCCGTTTCATAGGGACACTTAGCGGGGTAGAGAAATTTGAAATTCTTCCTTATCACCAAATGGGTGTATATAAATGGGAAGCTATGAACTGGAAGTATCCGCTTGAGAATGTACCTTCTCCAACGGATGACGAGGTTCAAAGGGCGTACCAGCTGGTGGCTGAAGGAATAACCCAGAGCCCTATGCATGTTGGCAGTTGA
- a CDS encoding Fur family transcriptional regulator, with protein sequence MLSTDQIIGVMSSQGLRITDQRKTLAKLFAETEGYLTPKDVYDYMCKKYSGLSFDTVYRNLRVMEELGVIEQIVFEDGLKFKGGCSEVHHHHHMICLQCEKTYPIHFCPMSFADTPEQFQVVKHKFEVFGYCRDCQAAKQDSCEAQPKE encoded by the coding sequence ATGCTGTCGACAGACCAGATTATTGGAGTTATGTCGAGTCAAGGGCTTCGGATTACAGATCAGAGGAAGACCCTGGCTAAATTATTTGCCGAAACCGAAGGATATCTGACACCCAAAGATGTCTATGATTATATGTGTAAGAAATACAGCGGACTAAGCTTTGATACCGTCTACCGCAATCTGCGGGTAATGGAAGAGCTAGGTGTGATCGAGCAGATCGTGTTTGAAGACGGGCTCAAATTCAAGGGTGGCTGCAGCGAGGTACATCACCATCATCATATGATTTGTCTGCAATGTGAGAAGACTTATCCCATTCATTTCTGCCCCATGTCATTCGCTGATACACCAGAGCAATTCCAGGTGGTTAAGCACAAATTTGAAGTATTCGGTTATTGCAGAGACTGCCAGGCGGCCAAGCAGGATTCCTGTGAAGCTCAGCCTAAGGAATAG
- the yidD gene encoding membrane protein insertion efficiency factor YidD, protein MSITRKVVQSPIHVYRKFISPLKPPTCRFYPSCSAYALEAIEVHGALKGSWLAARRIAKCHPFHPGGLDPVPPRHEDVHLQEKT, encoded by the coding sequence ATGTCCATTACGCGCAAAGTTGTTCAATCTCCTATCCATGTGTACCGGAAATTCATCTCTCCGCTCAAGCCGCCCACCTGCCGCTTCTATCCCAGCTGCTCGGCCTATGCGCTTGAAGCGATAGAAGTCCATGGAGCTCTGAAGGGGTCCTGGCTTGCCGCGAGACGGATTGCGAAATGTCATCCGTTTCATCCCGGAGGGCTTGATCCGGTTCCACCGCGGCATGAAGATGTTCACCTTCAAGAGAAGACCTAG
- the metG gene encoding methionine--tRNA ligase codes for MSDKKTFYLTTPIYYPSDKLHIGHAYTTVAGDAMSRYKRLRGYDVRFLTGTDEHGQKIEQKAQEKGMTPQQFVDEIVAGIKELWRKLDISNDDFIRTTDEKHKQIVQDIFDRLLQKGDIYKGEYEGWYSIPDETYYTETQLVDVVRDEKGNIQGAKSPDSGHPVELVKEECYFFRMSSYADRLLQYYEENPDFIQPESRKNEMINNFIKPGLEDLAVSRTTFEWGVKVKGDPKHVVYVWIDALSNYITALGYGTDNPELYNRYWPADVHLVGKEIVRFHSIYWPIMLMALDIPLPKKVFGHGWLLMKDGKMSKSKGNVVDPNTLIDRYGLDATRYYLLREVPFGSDGQFTPESFVERINSDLANDLGNLLNRTVAMVNKYFDGVLPAYVPNVTAFDQELTAAAKAAVDKVEEVMEKLEFSIALTAIGQFVSRTNKYIDETQPWALAKEESKREELASVMVHLVESLRIASILLQPFLTQAPAKIWAQLGIAEGELTAWDSSKSYGLIPAGTKLGQGEPIFPRLDSAEEVAYIVQAMAGSTAAFAAAEQEQAPAGGAKDVLEAAPAPELKEEISIDEFAKVELRVGQVISAEAVAKADKLLKLQLDLGFEQRQVVSGIAKFYKPEELVGRKVIVVTNLKPVKLRGELSQGMILAASQGDQLTLATVPDSMPNGAVVK; via the coding sequence ATGTCTGACAAGAAAACTTTTTACCTGACCACACCGATCTACTATCCAAGCGATAAGCTGCATATTGGCCATGCCTACACCACGGTAGCCGGGGACGCAATGTCCCGCTATAAGCGGCTGCGTGGATACGATGTAAGATTCCTCACAGGTACCGACGAGCATGGTCAGAAGATCGAGCAGAAGGCACAGGAGAAGGGGATGACTCCCCAGCAGTTCGTTGATGAGATCGTAGCAGGCATCAAGGAGCTATGGAGGAAGCTGGATATCTCCAACGATGATTTCATTCGTACAACTGACGAGAAGCATAAGCAGATTGTGCAGGATATCTTCGACCGTCTGCTTCAGAAGGGGGATATCTACAAAGGGGAATACGAAGGCTGGTACAGCATCCCGGATGAGACTTACTATACCGAGACCCAGCTGGTTGATGTGGTGCGGGATGAGAAAGGGAACATCCAAGGGGCCAAAAGCCCGGACAGCGGGCACCCGGTTGAACTGGTGAAGGAAGAGTGTTATTTCTTCAGAATGAGCAGTTATGCGGATAGATTGCTTCAGTATTATGAGGAGAATCCCGATTTCATTCAGCCGGAGTCCCGGAAGAACGAGATGATTAACAATTTCATCAAGCCAGGGCTTGAAGATCTGGCGGTATCCCGTACAACTTTTGAATGGGGAGTTAAAGTCAAAGGGGATCCGAAGCATGTGGTCTATGTATGGATCGATGCGCTCTCTAACTATATTACCGCACTGGGTTATGGCACTGATAATCCCGAGCTCTATAACCGGTATTGGCCGGCAGATGTACATCTGGTAGGGAAGGAGATTGTCCGCTTCCACTCCATTTATTGGCCAATTATGCTTATGGCACTTGATATTCCGCTGCCGAAGAAAGTGTTCGGCCATGGATGGCTGCTGATGAAGGATGGCAAAATGTCCAAGTCCAAAGGCAATGTGGTGGATCCGAACACCCTGATCGACCGCTATGGTCTGGATGCAACGAGATATTATCTGCTGCGCGAGGTGCCTTTTGGGTCAGATGGCCAGTTCACACCGGAGAGCTTTGTTGAACGGATCAATTCAGATCTGGCGAACGACCTCGGGAATCTGCTGAATCGGACAGTAGCTATGGTAAATAAATATTTCGATGGGGTTCTGCCTGCCTACGTGCCAAATGTGACCGCCTTCGATCAGGAGCTTACTGCTGCTGCCAAGGCGGCAGTAGACAAAGTTGAGGAGGTTATGGAGAAGCTTGAGTTCTCCATCGCCCTTACCGCAATCGGTCAGTTCGTCAGCCGGACGAACAAATATATCGATGAGACCCAGCCTTGGGCCTTGGCCAAGGAAGAATCGAAGCGTGAGGAGCTTGCGTCCGTGATGGTGCATCTCGTCGAGTCTCTGCGCATTGCTTCCATTCTGCTCCAGCCATTCCTGACTCAGGCCCCGGCAAAAATCTGGGCTCAGCTCGGAATTGCCGAGGGAGAGCTTACCGCATGGGATAGTTCCAAATCCTACGGGCTGATTCCTGCTGGTACAAAGCTCGGCCAAGGAGAGCCAATTTTCCCTCGTCTTGATAGTGCCGAGGAAGTTGCTTATATTGTTCAGGCTATGGCTGGAAGCACCGCGGCATTTGCTGCAGCGGAGCAAGAGCAAGCACCAGCTGGCGGAGCCAAGGACGTCCTGGAGGCGGCACCCGCACCAGAACTCAAGGAAGAGATCAGCATTGATGAGTTCGCTAAGGTTGAGCTTCGCGTTGGCCAGGTCATCTCAGCGGAAGCAGTTGCCAAGGCTGATAAGCTGCTTAAGCTGCAGCTTGATCTTGGATTTGAACAAAGACAGGTTGTATCAGGAATCGCTAAGTTCTATAAGCCTGAAGAACTGGTAGGACGCAAGGTTATCGTGGTGACCAACCTGAAGCCGGTGAAGCTGCGCGGCGAGCTGTCACAGGGTATGATCCTTGCTGCATCGCAGGGAGACCAGCTGACACTGGCTACGGTTCCAGATAGTATGCCGAATGGCGCTGTCGTGAAATAA
- a CDS encoding metal ABC transporter substrate-binding protein — translation MKLNAGRTLMGLLFIIVLAGCGRGETNQLVEGKVNVVTSFYPIYEFASAIGGENANVINLLPTGVEPHEWTPRSNDIITASKAQLFFYNGAGLEGWVPNFLKGLSQDSKVKTVEVSKGIALIEAEEGADGHDHGAEADSNSNEPEAHETDPHTWISPKSAMQIAKNIKDSYVQADPAHTADYESRYEKLADQLKQLDAKFTSELSKTNKKEIVVSHQAFGYLCRDYGLTQHAIMGLSPDAEPRAQDIIELTKVVKQENIKYIFFEELVSDKLARTLAGETGVQTLVLNPVEGLTKQEEQNKDNYFTLMEKNLQNLILALQ, via the coding sequence ATGAAACTAAACGCAGGGCGAACCTTAATGGGGCTATTATTTATAATTGTATTGGCAGGCTGCGGCCGTGGAGAGACTAATCAGCTTGTGGAAGGTAAAGTGAATGTAGTTACAAGCTTTTATCCAATCTATGAATTTGCTTCTGCCATTGGAGGAGAGAATGCCAATGTCATTAATCTGCTGCCAACGGGGGTGGAACCCCATGAATGGACTCCTCGCAGCAACGACATCATTACGGCATCCAAAGCTCAGCTGTTCTTCTATAACGGAGCCGGATTGGAAGGGTGGGTACCGAACTTCCTGAAAGGGCTGAGTCAAGACTCTAAAGTAAAGACCGTTGAAGTCAGCAAAGGCATCGCCTTGATTGAAGCCGAGGAAGGCGCAGACGGGCATGATCATGGAGCGGAAGCAGATTCTAACAGCAATGAGCCCGAAGCGCATGAGACGGATCCTCATACTTGGATTAGTCCTAAGTCAGCGATGCAGATCGCGAAGAATATCAAGGATAGTTATGTGCAGGCCGATCCGGCACACACAGCAGATTATGAGTCACGATACGAGAAGCTGGCGGATCAGCTGAAGCAGCTGGATGCGAAGTTCACAAGTGAGCTGTCGAAGACGAATAAAAAAGAAATTGTTGTGTCCCACCAGGCATTTGGCTATCTGTGCCGGGATTATGGTCTGACCCAGCATGCGATTATGGGGCTGTCACCGGATGCGGAGCCAAGGGCCCAGGATATTATTGAACTGACCAAAGTGGTGAAGCAGGAGAATATCAAATATATATTCTTCGAGGAGCTCGTCTCCGACAAGCTTGCTCGTACACTAGCAGGGGAGACGGGCGTTCAGACCCTGGTGCTCAATCCGGTGGAAGGGCTCACCAAGCAGGAAGAACAGAACAAAGATAATTACTTCACTTTAATGGAGAAAAATTTGCAAAATTTAATTCTAGCTTTACAATAA
- a CDS encoding metal ABC transporter ATP-binding protein, whose product MSSDSGNTAPYCHQNIIEIDHVSFSYRDQKVITDLSFTAKERDFVGVLGSNGTGKTTLLKMIVGLLAPSQGSIKLFGEPIQKFKDWERIGYVPQKNAFNPLFPATVREVVLSGLYSNRKIFRRMSRADHQKCADAMEVMRITDIAHKRIGQLSGGQQQRVFLARALINHPDLLILDEPTVGIDVQTQADFFELIFHMHAHHHMTFLMVSHDIEMIEGYLGKEPRDRSGGIKFHVRHSHDTDCEIPDLQHSLN is encoded by the coding sequence ATGAGTTCAGACAGCGGCAATACTGCACCTTATTGTCATCAGAATATTATTGAAATAGACCATGTATCCTTCTCATACCGGGATCAGAAAGTGATAACAGACCTAAGCTTTACGGCCAAGGAACGTGACTTCGTCGGGGTGCTGGGATCTAACGGCACGGGGAAGACGACTTTGCTCAAAATGATTGTTGGGCTGCTTGCTCCTTCTCAAGGCAGCATTAAGCTGTTCGGCGAACCGATTCAGAAATTTAAGGACTGGGAACGTATTGGATATGTTCCTCAGAAAAATGCATTTAATCCGCTCTTTCCCGCCACCGTGCGGGAAGTTGTGCTTTCAGGCTTATACAGCAACCGGAAGATCTTCCGCCGTATGAGCCGGGCGGACCACCAGAAGTGTGCGGATGCCATGGAAGTCATGCGGATTACAGATATCGCACATAAAAGAATTGGCCAGCTCTCGGGAGGGCAGCAGCAGCGTGTATTCCTGGCCCGGGCCTTGATCAACCACCCGGATCTGCTCATTCTGGATGAGCCGACAGTAGGCATTGATGTGCAGACCCAGGCTGATTTCTTCGAGCTGATCTTCCATATGCATGCTCATCACCATATGACCTTCTTGATGGTATCTCATGATATCGAGATGATTGAAGGGTATCTGGGCAAGGAACCGCGTGACCGCAGCGGCGGCATCAAGTTCCATGTCAGACATTCCCATGATACGGACTGTGAGATTCCGGATTTGCAGCATTCGCTTAACTAG
- a CDS encoding metal ABC transporter permease, with protein MEILTVDFFQRALAGGLLIGITAPLIGIFLVLRRLSMIGDTLAHVTIAGVALGFLINVYPIAVGLIFAIVASFAIEKLRKAYRGYAELSIAIIMSGGVALASLFFTLGMGYNTDVVSYLFGSIYTLDTTDLYVVGAVTVVVVLGISLFFKEFFLLTFEEDAAAVSGLPVKWLNLLITVMTALVISTAIKIVGALLVSALITIPAACSLFIARSFKSSVIFSVVIAEIAVVVGLMVAGIWNLAPGATIVLLLIAMLILTLLAKRGFTA; from the coding sequence TTGGAGATTTTAACAGTTGATTTTTTCCAGAGAGCGCTCGCGGGGGGACTGCTTATCGGAATTACAGCACCGCTTATCGGGATATTCCTTGTGCTGCGCCGTCTGTCGATGATTGGGGATACCCTCGCTCATGTAACCATTGCGGGTGTGGCTCTCGGCTTTCTGATAAATGTGTACCCTATCGCGGTGGGACTTATCTTCGCCATTGTCGCCTCTTTTGCAATTGAGAAGCTGCGCAAGGCGTATCGCGGTTATGCGGAGCTGTCCATTGCGATTATTATGTCCGGTGGTGTGGCTTTGGCCTCTCTATTCTTCACGCTGGGGATGGGTTACAATACCGATGTGGTAAGTTATTTATTCGGGAGCATATATACGCTGGATACAACAGACCTCTATGTAGTTGGCGCGGTTACTGTTGTTGTCGTGCTGGGTATATCGCTATTCTTTAAGGAATTCTTCCTGCTGACGTTCGAGGAGGACGCTGCCGCGGTGAGCGGTCTGCCTGTAAAGTGGCTTAATCTGCTTATTACAGTAATGACAGCTCTTGTTATCAGTACAGCGATCAAGATTGTAGGGGCCCTGCTGGTGTCTGCTCTGATAACCATCCCTGCTGCATGCAGCCTGTTTATTGCCAGAAGCTTCAAGAGCTCGGTGATCTTCTCGGTAGTCATTGCCGAAATTGCTGTTGTTGTCGGCCTGATGGTCGCGGGAATCTGGAATCTGGCTCCTGGCGCCACGATTGTACTGCTTCTGATCGCTATGCTCATTCTTACTTTGCTCGCCAAAAGAGGATTCACTGCCTAA
- a CDS encoding cytochrome c biogenesis protein CcdA, which produces MPDINIWVAFAAGIASFISPCCLPLYPSYLSYITGMSVQTLRNEQDRPNVRFRTMTHTLAFILGFSAVFYTLGFGAGMFGQLFNEYRDLIRQLSAILIMVMGLFLLGIFQPQFLMKERKLEFKWRPAGYIGSFILGIGFSAGWSPCVGPILMSIIALSASAPGTWIGLITAYSVGFAVPFFILAFFIGSTKWILRYSGLMMKIGGGVMVLMGILLFTNRMTYITIWLQGITPEWLKF; this is translated from the coding sequence ATGCCGGATATTAATATTTGGGTTGCTTTTGCGGCCGGGATTGCGTCCTTCATTTCTCCCTGCTGTCTGCCTCTGTACCCCTCGTATCTATCCTATATTACAGGGATGTCTGTACAGACCTTGCGCAACGAGCAGGATAGGCCAAACGTCCGCTTTCGGACGATGACCCACACACTCGCTTTCATACTAGGGTTCTCTGCGGTATTCTACACGCTTGGATTTGGGGCAGGAATGTTCGGGCAGCTATTTAATGAGTACAGGGACCTCATTCGTCAGCTGTCTGCCATCTTAATTATGGTTATGGGTTTATTCTTATTGGGCATATTTCAACCGCAATTTCTGATGAAAGAACGTAAGCTGGAGTTCAAATGGAGGCCAGCCGGATACATAGGTTCATTCATACTTGGAATCGGATTCTCAGCCGGATGGTCTCCCTGTGTGGGACCGATCCTGATGTCCATCATTGCCTTGTCAGCAAGCGCTCCTGGTACATGGATAGGCCTGATCACTGCTTACTCGGTTGGCTTCGCGGTTCCCTTCTTCATACTGGCATTCTTCATCGGCTCAACAAAATGGATTCTTCGTTATTCTGGTCTGATGATGAAGATTGGCGGTGGTGTGATGGTGCTTATGGGAATCCTGCTATTTACTAACCGGATGACCTATATTACCATCTGGCTGCAGGGAATCACGCCGGAATGGTTGAAATTCTAG
- the splB gene encoding spore photoproduct lyase, which produces MTPIITAEPPVKSKTRTKPFVPDFVYFEPGALDYPKGIQIMNWVKSKGIPYKMTTSHNRITGLPGDTELQQYKNAKRTLVVGVRKTLKFDQSKPSAEYAIPISTGCMGHCHYCYLQTTLGAKPYIRVYVNTGDVIAAAKKYIDERIPEITRFEAACTSDPVGLEHITGSLTELITFMAGEEYGRLRFVTKFHHVEPFLDLNHAGHTRIRFSINSDYVIRQFEPATSSFEERIEAAGKIAKAGYPLGFIIAPIIWYDGWEQGYADLLRQLAQAMPAEPVKDLTFEMIQHRFTKTAKATIEKRYPKTKLEMDMEKRKKKWGRYGQYKYVYPDEQQIALREFITERIFEHFPYAKIDYFT; this is translated from the coding sequence ATGACTCCCATAATTACTGCTGAACCCCCTGTGAAATCCAAGACCCGTACCAAACCTTTTGTTCCTGACTTTGTCTATTTTGAGCCTGGTGCGCTCGATTATCCCAAAGGCATTCAAATTATGAACTGGGTCAAATCTAAGGGCATCCCTTACAAAATGACAACCTCCCACAACCGGATAACCGGGCTTCCCGGAGACACCGAGCTGCAGCAGTACAAGAACGCCAAGCGCACGCTGGTTGTTGGAGTCCGCAAGACATTGAAGTTCGATCAATCCAAGCCGTCAGCGGAATATGCCATTCCGATATCGACGGGCTGTATGGGGCACTGTCATTATTGTTATCTGCAGACCACCCTCGGGGCTAAGCCCTACATCAGGGTCTATGTGAATACCGGGGATGTCATAGCTGCCGCCAAAAAATACATTGATGAACGCATTCCGGAAATTACCCGGTTTGAAGCAGCGTGTACCTCCGATCCCGTAGGCCTGGAGCATATCACCGGTTCCCTGACGGAGCTTATTACCTTCATGGCCGGGGAAGAATACGGACGTCTAAGGTTCGTGACCAAATTTCACCATGTGGAACCTTTCCTGGATTTGAACCATGCCGGTCATACCCGGATCCGGTTCAGCATCAACTCTGACTATGTGATCCGTCAATTCGAACCCGCTACATCCAGCTTTGAAGAACGTATTGAAGCTGCAGGCAAAATAGCCAAAGCCGGGTATCCCCTGGGCTTCATTATCGCTCCGATCATTTGGTACGATGGCTGGGAACAGGGTTATGCCGACCTGCTCCGGCAGTTAGCCCAGGCTATGCCGGCGGAACCGGTCAAGGATCTGACCTTTGAGATGATCCAGCACCGGTTCACCAAGACCGCAAAAGCAACAATCGAGAAAAGATATCCAAAAACCAAGCTTGAGATGGATATGGAAAAGCGCAAGAAAAAGTGGGGCCGCTATGGCCAATACAAATATGTGTATCCAGATGAACAGCAAATCGCCCTGCGCGAATTCATCACAGAGCGAATTTTTGAGCATTTTCCCTATGCCAAGATTGACTACTTCACCTAG
- the mntR gene encoding transcriptional regulator MntR, with amino-acid sequence MPTPSMEDYLERIYKLIDEKGYARVSDIAEGLEVHPSSVTKMIQKLDKDDYLIYEKYRGLVLTSKGKKVGKRLVDRHELLEEFLEMIGVQQENIYKDVEGIEHHLSWDSITRIETLVEFLRQDKQRIQQLHALHGEVISDS; translated from the coding sequence ATGCCAACGCCCAGCATGGAGGATTATTTGGAGCGCATCTACAAGCTCATCGATGAGAAGGGATACGCCCGCGTTTCGGATATAGCCGAAGGCTTGGAGGTTCATCCTTCTTCCGTAACGAAGATGATCCAGAAGCTAGACAAGGACGATTATTTGATCTATGAGAAATACAGAGGACTTGTACTGACCAGCAAAGGCAAGAAGGTAGGCAAGCGCCTGGTCGACCGGCATGAGCTGCTGGAGGAGTTCCTTGAAATGATCGGAGTGCAGCAGGAGAACATCTACAAGGATGTTGAGGGAATTGAGCATCATTTAAGCTGGGATTCGATTACCCGGATTGAAACTTTAGTCGAGTTTTTACGTCAGGATAAGCAAAGAATACAGCAGCTTCACGCATTACATGGTGAAGTGATTAGCGATTCGTGA